CTGAGAAATCTGATACTGTCCGCTATAGAACATGGATCCAAGTGAAATATCCGAGGTCAGAATCACAGCCCGCTCCTTGCTCAGCAATCCCTCCTGAGTCCCAAATAATCCTGTGGAATGATTGAAGGCATCCCAGCCAATGAATTCATCATTCCCGGAACGTGAGTCTGAGGTCAGATTCTTTGCAGGAAGATCTTCAAGTTGCGGCGGCAAATGGTTCAGGAACAGAAGCGTACAACGTGACGACCAAAGTTCCTGAAACACCACAGAACAAATCAGTTGCTGTATGTCTTTGAGGCGGCGCACATCCGCCAATTGATTGGTCATGTGGATAAATGACTCCTTGAGATCATCATTCCGGTAGCGGATCAACAGGCTCAACAGGAAATTCCAACTGCGCCACAACACAGGAAACATAAAAAAAATCAGCAGGGTTTTCCATGGAAATCCCTGTGTCTCAGGATTGGGATAATCATAGAGCAGAGTGTCTACGCTCCACAGAATGACCAGCAATCCCGTAAAAAATATCAGTCCTCTCACAATCCTGATTATTTCACGAAAATGATTGCGGAACAGGCCATAGGCCAGCAACAGCAGGGGCATGAAAATGAAACCGCCCAGGGGATACACTTCATAACCATACAGGGCCGGCAGGTCGCACAGCGTCAGGACAATCATGGCGATAAACGCCCACAGCAGAACCTTGAACTGAAATTGCTGAAACACATTGTTCGTGTTGCGGTAAGCCTGCTGAATCAGGTAGATCATGTAAATCATGTTCAGAATCCAGAGTCCGCCCATGATATCAAACAGAAAGCTCCGATGTGGAAAATAGCCGAAATAGAACAGATTCACGCTCTGAAAATAGACCGCGCTCTGGGTGAATGGTGCCATGAGGAATGATATTCCATAGGCCAGATACATGTTTTTCAGGAGCGATGGATGCCGGAGGATGAGGTAACACAAATGGACGCACACCCCCCAGATGAACACAAACAACACCTGTCCCCAGCGTGCCAGTTTCAACGCGGCAACGGGATCGCTGATGAGTGTGTTGACGCCAATATTGAGATTGATGACACCGAACAACAGGCAGATGCCGCTGAACACATGTGACAAACGATGATAAGGACTCAAGATCAACAGCGTAGTGGACAGAAACAGGCAGAATCCAAATGACAGCAGAGGGGGGATGCCATAGGGAACAATTCTTTCAATAATGCCAGCAATCGGGAGTGGATCAATCACCATCAGCGATAAACTGAGGGCGCATCCATAACCCGCAAAGATCATCAGTTTGACAATTCCGGACTTAATTTCCCGGGACGTCTTTCTGTTAATGGGAAACAGACCATGACGGAAAATGCCATAGGCAATCATCAACGTGGGAATGAATATAAAATCCCCAATCGGGAGCAGATTGATCCCGAAAATCGCGGGAATATTGCCCAGACAAAAAAGGCTGTAAGCCCACAATCCCGTCATGGTGTAGATCACCCTGATTCTCAAAGGCCGGTCATCCGGTGATTGTTTCCAGACTCTGGATAAAATGTAACTGCACCAGAGCACCCCTGACAGGATCACAAAAACCAGCAAACCCAGGCCCCATCGCCCCTGAGGATAAAGTCCAAACGTCAGATGATTCATGGAATCGGCAAAAAAAAACGGAGTCAGGGTCAGATACATCAAACCGAATCCCAACCCATAAAACACATAGACCAAAATCCGTTGCGGACGCCCGGCCATGACATGCACCAGATGCATGAACAAACCCACGTTATTTACAGCGATCAGCGCAAAAACTTTGGAAGCCTTGAGTGCTGAAGATTCCTGTTCCGGCAACACCCATTGCCCTGTCAGACTGATGGCGGAGAGCAGACTGAAAACGAAACAGATCAGACCAAACAGGATCATTTCCGCATGGCGCAATCCCCGCAAAAAGCAGAAAATAGCCATACCCAGACAAATCAACACAGATAACAGGGCCGGAATTCCATCTGGAACAGTCATGTCATAAAAGGCGATCCAGTTGGTAATGCCTAAGGCTTTCACATGATATAAACCGCCAAACACCAGCACAAAGGGAATCAGAACCACATACGACAGGACTTTCCCCATGTCGCCTTTTTTCAACATGGCGAGGCTGAAGCCAAAGATTTTGTATCTCAACATTCCATAAGCCATGAGAGACAAGGGAATGAAAGCAAAACCGCCGGGCGGATAAACTTCAAAACCAACCGTTGGCAGAATATTCAACCCGATCAGGATCCAGGTCAGCAAAAACCCGCCAAACAGATACTTGAATTTGATCTGGTCATCCGTGGAGAGATCAGGCCGTTTCATGACAGAACGAAACAGCAGCAGTGTGTAAAAACCGAGCGGAATTCCTAAAAACGCCAACACCAGAAAGCCGGACCGACCTTGAATCATGTAGCCGAAATAATAGTCCTGTCCCTCAGAAAAATACCATGTGGACTGGATCACAGGAAACAGCAACGTGACTAAGGCATAACCTGACCATTCCAGCCATTTACGGTTGTTTATGCCGGAGATCGCATGGAGAAACTGGATGCCGGCACACAGCGAAAACGCGATGACGGTATGATTGATCCGGGCAAATTGATGAATCATCTCAGGAGAGGAAAAAATCATGATTCCCAGCAGTTCTGTGCCTACCAGAAAAATACTGACACACATGATGGAAAACAACCGGTGCTCTCGTTGTTTGCCGGTTTTAGCGGAGAGAATGAGCAGGAACAGGCCCGTCAGTTGTGTCAATACTGGCGGAATGGCATAAGGAATGAGATGATCCAGACGGAACAGTTCATTCATCGGCAGGACTCCGGGAGGTGGAGTCCTTCAGCAAAGGGTATGTTCATGAGGCACGCAGAAAATTCAGATTATTCAAACCCGTCTGAACTCCTGCGTTGGCATTTATGGATTACAGGCATGAATGTTGCCGGTTGCCATACAGTCCAGGTTCCATCGGGTAACACGTCCGTTGTAGATGGCGAATCGTGGCTGAGGTTTTGCCACACATGGCTACCATCTCCACTGTATGTGGCATTTGCGTCAGCTTTTGTCCACCGGGAAATTCGATGATTTCCTTCATCAGCAACATAAATATAATTGCGTAAAAAGAATGTTGACGCTTCTTTCTTTTTTTTGCTAGAGATAACTCATCCGCAACCGATGATTGTTCCGTTTTAACAAAGAGGCTCCATGATTCAAATTTCAGCTTTATCCTTGATCTTCCGTGCTCCCGGCAGAATCCTCCTGTCTGTCTGTCTGTCTGTCTGTCTGTCTGTGGGGCGTGCCGGTTTTACGTGCGGAAGTCAATCCCGATGGTTCCCTTTCTTATCAGATTCCAATTGAAATTCCTCCGGGACGGATTGGAATGCAACCTTCTCTGGCACTGAACTATCATTCTCAGTCAGGAAACGGTATCGCTGGAGTTGGCTGGAGTTTGTCCGGACTACCGCTAATCCAGAGAATTCCTTATGATCGTGGAGTGAACTACGATGAAAACGACACGTTTGCTGGACCTACGGGGCGACTTGTCCGGATTAGTGACACCGAATATCGTGACCTCCATGGTAATCTTGCCAGATATGAACCCCGATCCGGATGCCCCGGCGGTCCTTGTGGATGGATCGTTTATCAACCAGGCGGAATCAAAATGGTGTTTGAACCGATCACCCACAGTCCGGAAGGAGCAGCTCTTGATTGGCCGTTGGTCAGGGTTGAGGACGCCCATGGAAATTTTTACACCGTGGAATATCTCGCCACTGCCAACAACGGCGCATGGATGCCTTCTCAAATCAAATACACTCTGGGAAACAATACCTCCGCCTATCATCAGCTTCGTTTCGAATATGAATCCCGGCCTGATCCTGTGAGCGGTTATCATGGCGGAATCCGGTTTGACATGGATCAACGGCTCCATGCTATTGTCACGGGTTCTGTCGCCGACGATCAGCGGGAATCCATATTCCGGCAATATGTGCTGGAATATGAGGAGAGTGCTATGACAGGACGCGGTGTTTTGAAAAAAATCCATTTGACTGACCAGGATGGAACAGAAATGGATGCCGCGCACGCCTGGTATGAATTTGAAACACACACCGGCAAAAATGGATTCGCTCACCAACGCTGGAATGGCACTTTGCCTCCCGGTGCGTTTACCGGCGATTTCAATGGGGATGGGCTGACAGATCTGGCGGAAATCAAAGATGGTCAAACCAATATTTTTTGGTCCAATGGCGCTGAGGGTTTTGTCAAACACACCACCATCACAGGTCTATCCCAGCAAAAAATGGGAAGTGACGCTGACAACATGGGGCTTCTGACCGGCGATTTCAATGGCGATGGCCGCATGGATCTGGCGGGAATGTATCAGGGTGGAAACGCGCGGGAAGCATGGAAGACTTTTGTCTATATCGAACTGTCCAATACCGATGGCATCTCTTCCGTCAGCCAATCGCCCTTCACTTCCCAATTCTGGGTGGCTCAGACACCTGGTGTGATCGCTCAAAGCGGTGGAGAAAGAAACGACTATCATGTGTTAACCGGCGATTTCAATGGTGATGGCAAAACCGATATCGCCACACTGAGACGCGCGGCCAATCAGATGGATGGCTGGAAAACCGGCATCCGTCTCGAACTTTCAACCGGCAGTGGCTTTACGCCTCAGGTCTGGAATGCGGCATTGCCCGGGCACATGTTCAATGAGGGCGCTCCAGCTCAGGATTACAAACTCATCACCGGTGATTTCAACGGCGACGGCAAAACCGACATCGCCGCCATTGCCAGAAGTCCTGAACAAAGTGGATGGCACCATCAGGTGTATGTAGAACTTTCAACCGGTGGCGGATTTGTCTCTCAAGGATGGACAGCCGGGCTTCCGGCCAGAA
Above is a window of SAR324 cluster bacterium DNA encoding:
- a CDS encoding diguanylate cyclase, whose translation is MNELFRLDHLIPYAIPPVLTQLTGLFLLILSAKTGKQREHRLFSIMCVSIFLVGTELLGIMIFSSPEMIHQFARINHTVIAFSLCAGIQFLHAISGINNRKWLEWSGYALVTLLFPVIQSTWYFSEGQDYYFGYMIQGRSGFLVLAFLGIPLGFYTLLLFRSVMKRPDLSTDDQIKFKYLFGGFLLTWILIGLNILPTVGFEVYPPGGFAFIPLSLMAYGMLRYKIFGFSLAMLKKGDMGKVLSYVVLIPFVLVFGGLYHVKALGITNWIAFYDMTVPDGIPALLSVLICLGMAIFCFLRGLRHAEMILFGLICFVFSLLSAISLTGQWVLPEQESSALKASKVFALIAVNNVGLFMHLVHVMAGRPQRILVYVFYGLGFGLMYLTLTPFFFADSMNHLTFGLYPQGRWGLGLLVFVILSGVLWCSYILSRVWKQSPDDRPLRIRVIYTMTGLWAYSLFCLGNIPAIFGINLLPIGDFIFIPTLMIAYGIFRHGLFPINRKTSREIKSGIVKLMIFAGYGCALSLSLMVIDPLPIAGIIERIVPYGIPPLLSFGFCLFLSTTLLILSPYHRLSHVFSGICLLFGVINLNIGVNTLISDPVAALKLARWGQVLFVFIWGVCVHLCYLILRHPSLLKNMYLAYGISFLMAPFTQSAVYFQSVNLFYFGYFPHRSFLFDIMGGLWILNMIYMIYLIQQAYRNTNNVFQQFQFKVLLWAFIAMIVLTLCDLPALYGYEVYPLGGFIFMPLLLLAYGLFRNHFREIIRIVRGLIFFTGLLVILWSVDTLLYDYPNPETQGFPWKTLLIFFMFPVLWRSWNFLLSLLIRYRNDDLKESFIHMTNQLADVRRLKDIQQLICSVVFQELWSSRCTLLFLNHLPPQLEDLPAKNLTSDSRSGNDEFIGWDAFNHSTGLFGTQEGLLSKERAVILTSDISLGSMFYSGQYQISQEQVEAWAISQTLPASFEKWLLESELIQAVLFQGKLIGLILLTPKIDSMPYTHEEKAFLEKIGQQLGPYIENARILEELEHEVAERTADLQETNQLVTHQNQIIRSLFQTGTFLHQARELSPSFDYILQQLQQIFPRWQFAMLISKERPDIIEFAHFLGLSKEEQDALYEQSGEILARHLDYRSAAQYASFAVGFVQGETTIPCHVLAMRGIEGRLIVSLFIKGKSIPQPSLEIITLFLEQVTAFAESKQLTMELERIANTDGLTGAFNRLFFDKELHRAIDTQKRLSQRVFSILLIDVNGLKRVNDVFGHGAGDKMIIAVADLLLAVCRKTDVVVRLGGDEFVVLCPASGYQTAHNLLERIRLKEQQAFMTCQYPDGTEEIIPIRMSIGLASSENIDPELVMKQADHAMYADKEAFYAKRQKYR